The DNA segment CGTGCGGACCCAGCGAGTCAACGTGGCGCTCGCCGGGGCGACGGGCCGGCCGGACACCGCGCTGTCCGCCTCCGCGAAAGTGGATCTCTCGGAGATCAGCCGACCGGTGCACTCCGCTTCGTACCGGGTCGACGTCGCGCAGGCCCGATACCAGACCGGCGACAGTCCGGGGGCCCTGGAGCTGCTCCTGGAGGTCGAGGCCGACCAGCCGGAGTGGATCCGCTTCCAGACCCTTGCGGCGGCGACTGTGCAGGAGATGCTGGAGGTGGAGCGTCGTCGTAACTCGACTCTGCGCGGTCTGGCTTCACGACTCGGTGTTGACCCTGCTCTGTAGGTAGGACGCAACGTCCTACCTACAGAGCAGGCCCGCTGTCGGTTGGTGAACTCTGCCCCTGGGGTGTGATCGCGCGCTCTCATAGCGTGACTCCCATGCCGTGGCGTCGGCCTTGTCAGGATCGGCCGGCACCGTAATTCACTCCACTCCACAGCCCAGGGGTGCCCATGACCACCATCGACTTGCCTCCCGTTCAGTCTCTGTCCGACGGGCAGCAGCGCGGTGCGTATTGCGTCTGGTGCGCGGTCGCGCTGGCCATCGGAATGGCGCACGACCTTGGGCCGCGTCCCATTGACGCGCACGGTACGGCTGCCAATTGGTTCCCTCGGTGCTGCCGTCGCTGCCGGGACGATCGGGGATCGTCCAAATGGGGATGACGATCAAGGTGTACGAGGTGGACCGGCACGGACGGACACGCATTGTCCGTCCGAAGTCCGAGGTCGTCCCGCTCAAGGATCTGCCCCGGACATCCGCGTACCCATCTTGCGAGTGCGCCCGGTGCGGCCAGGGCACACCCCGCCACATTGCAGGACCAACCCGCTACAGGAGGAACGGCACATGATCAGCGCCATTGCGGACCCGCGGGAAGTCTTCCCGCTCGCGCCCGAAGGAACGCGCACCGTGCGCGGCGACGAGCCGCCGAGCAGCGCGCCCACCCGCCCGTGGGTCCTCCGGTTCGCCCGGACCCCCGATGCCACCCAGGCCATCGTGAAGCCGCAGGCCGTCTACGACAACGAGTTACAGGTGTCCGTCGGCCTCTACGACGGGCCGCTCCCCTTCATGCAGACCCACACACCCACCATCCCGGACGGGTCCGTCGACAACCCGCCGCCGCTCGACGAGGGCCCGAAGGACTGACCCCATGCCCACCGTCCTCGTGATCGCAGCACGCGACGACTGGCCGACCGACCGCGTCGTCAAGGCGCTCACGGACGGCGGCGCGGAGGTGTTCCGTATGGACACCGCCGAGTTCCCGCAGGAACTCACCCTTGCCGGGCGCATCGACGCCCGGCAAGGGTGGGCCGGCGGACTCACCACCGCCCACCGTGCCGTCGACCTCGCCGACATCTCCGCCGTCTACTACCGCGCCCCGAACCCCTTCGCCCTTCCCGCTGCCATGTCGGAGCCCGAACGCCGGTTCGCCGCCGCCCAGGCCCGCGCCGGTCTCGGCGGCATCATCACCGCGCTCGACTGCCGATGGGTCAACCACCCGGCCGCCATGTCCCGCGCCGAGT comes from the Streptomyces sp. NBC_01591 genome and includes:
- the tgmA gene encoding putative ATP-grasp-modified RiPP; translation: MISAIADPREVFPLAPEGTRTVRGDEPPSSAPTRPWVLRFARTPDATQAIVKPQAVYDNELQVSVGLYDGPLPFMQTHTPTIPDGSVDNPPPLDEGPKD